The sequence below is a genomic window from Ignavibacteriales bacterium.
AGTTTCAGCATATCAGCATAACCGCTGAAAACCCTTTATTTATCAACACATAACTGATCTTTTCATTCGCGTTCCGGTGGTATAGTCTTTGAGTTTATCATCTGAAAAATTGAAAAGGTTATGAATAAAATAGTACTTCACTTCGGTTTGCTGGTCTTCTTTTTAACAATAATATTCTTCAGCCAGAAAGGGGAACCGCTGGAAGGTATTCTGTTAAAATCCACCGTAGTTTTTATTCTTACCACTACTATCCTGAGCATACTCACATTACTCTTCATGCGCTCGATAACCAAAAGTACAATTAATAAACAAAAAGATTTGTAGGATAAACAGCAGGAAGTAAGGGAATGAACAACACAAACTTATGGACGGAATATAAAACCTCCCCTTCATCAGGTCTTAAAAAACAAATTATGATGAATTATACCAGCCTCGTTCACTACGTTATTCACCACTCTAAATTCGTAAACCTGGAAATACTCGATGACAGAGATTACTTTCAATTTGGTATCGAAGGGTTGAGTGAAGCCATTGACAGGTTTGATCCTGATTATGGAACCAAGTTTGAAACTTACGCAATCCAGAGGATCAGGGGAAAAATTTTAGATGAGCTGAGAAAGATCCAGATCAAACCACGACCTGTAACCGCGGATAGCCAGAATGAAGTTTACTATTCAAACGTATCTCTTAACAGTTCCTATGATGATGAAGACGGATATATGCTTTATGAAATGATACCCAACCAGGAAGAAATACCTGACGTTACAGTTGAAAAAATTGAAGCAAAGGAAATGCTCGTAAACGCAATGAAGGAACTGGAAGAAAGGGACCGCTTAATACTCAGTTTATACTACTACGAAAACCTAAACTACAAAGAGATAGCAAAAATTTTAAAGATAACCGTTTCGCGTGTGTCACAAATCCATTCACGAATACTTGAATTGTTAAAAGATAAACTTGTGTTTTTAAATGACTAATACTCAATCAAATACTAAAACTGCAGCTATAAAAAAGTTTAACCTTGAAAGCATAAGGAATCTTCCCTCAATACCTATTGTGATGCTGGAAGTTTCCCGTATGCTTGATAATCCCGCTACCAATGCTTCAGAGCTTGGTAAAGTAATAAGCACTGACCAGGGAATGGTTGCAAAAATACTTACAGTAGCTAACTCACCTCTGTATGGTCTTCCGAGAAGGGTCTCTACAATTGATTTTGCAATTGTAGTGCTTGGATTTGATCATATAAAAAATATTGTCATCGCTCTTTCAATGATGGAGGCTTTTAAGGAAAGTTTTGATCCGGCATGGAATAAAAAAGCATACTGGGTGCATTCACTTACAACGGCAAGTGCCGCAAAAAGAATAGCGGATGAACTCGGTTACAGAAAATCTGGTGAAGTATTTACTGCAGCATTACTGCACGACCTTGGTATTTCAGTTATTCAAAGATACCTGCACGATGATTACAAAAGTATTTGTGAACTGGTAAGACAAGACGACTGCTCGTACCTTGAAGCCGAGAATGAAGTGATGGGTTTAACACACCAGGAGATCGGTGAGTTCCTGGCTGACAGGTGGAACCTGCCTTCAGTGCTTGGTGATGCAATTGCTCATCATCACACACCTTCCCAGTCAAAGGAAAATAAAACACTCACATCAATAATTCATCTTGCGGATTATATGACGCAAAGATTAAACATTGGACATTTTGAGTGGGACAACAAAATAGCATTAGATAAAGAGATTATTTCAATTTTAAATCTTGGGGATGAAAATTATCTAAACAACTTCATAGCCAGCTATGAAAAATTATTCCAAAGCCAACTTGATTCACTAAACAATTAAAAAGAAAAAATTATGATGACGATGATTTCAACTCAACAGCAAAGAAAATCCAAAACAGAATTGGTGCTGACAAATATTTACAACCTCCCTCCTATTCCAAAAATTATTACGGAGGTTTTAAAACTGATCGAAAATGAAAAAACAAGTACATCTGAATTAAGTAAGGTGATCTCCAAAG
It includes:
- a CDS encoding sigma-70 family RNA polymerase sigma factor, whose amino-acid sequence is MNNTNLWTEYKTSPSSGLKKQIMMNYTSLVHYVIHHSKFVNLEILDDRDYFQFGIEGLSEAIDRFDPDYGTKFETYAIQRIRGKILDELRKIQIKPRPVTADSQNEVYYSNVSLNSSYDDEDGYMLYEMIPNQEEIPDVTVEKIEAKEMLVNAMKELEERDRLILSLYYYENLNYKEIAKILKITVSRVSQIHSRILELLKDKLVFLND
- a CDS encoding HDOD domain-containing protein translates to MTNTQSNTKTAAIKKFNLESIRNLPSIPIVMLEVSRMLDNPATNASELGKVISTDQGMVAKILTVANSPLYGLPRRVSTIDFAIVVLGFDHIKNIVIALSMMEAFKESFDPAWNKKAYWVHSLTTASAAKRIADELGYRKSGEVFTAALLHDLGISVIQRYLHDDYKSICELVRQDDCSYLEAENEVMGLTHQEIGEFLADRWNLPSVLGDAIAHHHTPSQSKENKTLTSIIHLADYMTQRLNIGHFEWDNKIALDKEIISILNLGDENYLNNFIASYEKLFQSQLDSLNN